GGCCTGCGCTAGGGAGAATTCCTTGTTCACCTGAACGAGTCTCGGAGACGATCTCATGAAGCTGTCGTCCGGACGGCTGATCCTGGAACGCTTGACGCGCGTGGCGAGCCAATCGCCCCGGCCAATGAGATCCCATGCGATGTTTGTCAGGGTCTCGGAAGCTTTGACCGACGCGCGCGTCACGAATTGCGACGGATTGCGGGCCAGGAATATCCCGCGTCGAAAGACGGGTTTTACGATCCGGGCAGCGGACAACTCGCCTCGTTTTAGTTCTTCGGAGATGGCCGCGTGCGCGAGCAGGGTATAGCCATGGCCGCTCTGAACCAGGTGCTTGATGACGGTGAGGGAATTGATCTCGTGTTGGATGTTGAGTTTCAGCTGGGACGAGCGTGCGCGCTCGTCGACGAAGCGCCGAAGGCCGTGTTGCCCTGTCGGCACAATGAGGGGAAAGGTGTCGACTGAGCTGAGATCGACGGCGTCCTCAGCAAAACCGTGACGGTCGCAATGCTTGAAGGCGTTCGGAGGACCGACCAGAAAAAGCTCTTCGACAGCGATTTGTTCCAGCAACAGATGCCGGCTGTCCTGAATCCCGTAGAGAACGCCAACGTCGAGGTCGCCCTTGGTCAGCCACTCGCGGATATGTCCTGACATCGCCTCGATTAGTCTCAACTGCACGCGCGGTGTCTCCTGTGCAGCTGCAGCAATGAGGGGAGCGCCAATCAATGTGGCAAAAGAGCTCGGCAAGCCAATCGTGACCTCCGATCGGACATAGCTATCCTCCGCCTTGATCTCATCCCGAGCGCGCTCGATGTCCGAAATGATGTTGCGCGCGTGCTCGCGGAAGACTTGTCCGGCCTCGGTAAGCACGACCCCGCGTGACGTTCGCTGAAAGAGCTTCGAGCCCAATTCCTCCTCGAGCCGGAGAAGCATCTGACTCAACGACGGTTGGGCAATATCCAAGCGTTCGGCGGCTCCGGTCACCGAACCCGACTCTGAGATAACCAGGAAGCACTTAAGTTGGCGCTCGTCCATTGCGCCACCCTCTGAATTAGCGGCCCGAGTTCGACCGCGCTTCAGTGCCTAGCCCGTCGTCGGCCGGCCAGATGAAGCGTTCCTCGTAGGCGACGACTCCGCATATCGTAGAGGTGAAGTTGGGAAGATCGGCCAACAATGTCTTGCCTTCGGGGCTCGAAAGGGACGCGTCATGGGCCTCCTTGCTCTCGAACCAGAGCTCGGAAAAGCCGTCGTAGGCCGCATTGGGATAGACATCGCGGTCAATAAAGTTGATCGCGTAGCGCTTGAGCCCCGGGATCTTCTTGCAAAGGTCCGCGTGAGCGGTTCGCCAATGCTGGACGAACTGCTCTTTCGTCATGTCTTCGCGCTTCGTGAGAAAACCAATACGTTTCGCGTATTTCGCGTTCACGGCGTTAACCTCCCGATGCTGATTTTGCGCCGAACTATAGGCACCTCGTCCGAAGCCGGTACGGCAATTGGCAACTGACGGTCATTGGAATTTCTTCTAGGTGTGAATCCAAGCTAGGCCATTTTCCAGACGAGCCAAAAGCGGTATGTTCCGAATGAAGCGTTCGTCAGAGCCGAACGCGGGCACGAGCTTACGGCGGAAGATGCGTTACGATCTGGTCGATTTGAGAGTGTTTCTCGCGGTTCTCGACGAAGGAAACCTATCGCGCGGTGCTCAGCGGTGTAATCTGGCACCATCCTCTGTCAGCCAACGCATCAGGCAGCTCGAAGACGCTCTCGGTACCCCCCTTCTTGAACGAAATCGCGAGGGTGTCAGCCCCACGCCTGCCGGTACAGTTCTGGCTGACTATGCTCGCAAGTCATTCGAGCTGCTTGAGCAGATGCACGCCGATATGCTCCCATTCTCTGCGGGTATGCCCGGGAGGATCACACTGTTCGCGAATACCAATGCAGTTAATTCATTTCTCCCCGATGATCTTGCAATCTTCTTCCAGCATCATCCATCGGTGCGGATCGCACTCGAAGAGAAGAACAGCCACGACATACTGGCGGCGGTCGCAGACCGGCGCGCCGATGTCGGGATCGTCGCGCTTCAGGCCAACCATAAGGAACTAGCTTTCTTTCCGTATCGTGATGACGAGCTGGTGGTGCTCGTGCCGCTGAGTAGCCCGATCAATAAAGGCAGGCCGGTTCGTTTCGAGGAATGTCTTCGCGAGCCATTCGTTAATCTGCAACGTGGCGCGGCGATCAACACCTTCCTACTGAGCCATGCTGCGGCTCTTGGCGCCACGCTCGATATCCGCGTGCAGGTTCCCGGCTACCGGGCCGTTGCTCATCTTGTCTCATCAGGGGCTGGCGTCAGCGTTGTGCCCCGCTCGGCTATTGAGAAGGAAGATGAGAAGCGACTGGCGATGTTGCCTCTGGCGGAGCCGTGGGCGCAGCGAAACCTGCGAATTTGCGTCCGGCAAGACGCCCCGGCCAACCATCACCGCGACGAGCTCGTGAGGATCCTTGTCGAGTGCGCTACCGCGGTAGCGACGCCGGCCTAGTCGTAATACCCTCGCGCTGTTCGTTGGCCGGGGCATGGGACCGCGGCCGGATTTCTAGCTGAGGTTTCCCACCCCCCGCAAAGGGGGATGGGGTCGCTCCGGTCGTAGTCCGCCTCATGGACTACCGCAGATTCTTATTGTCGCGGCAGTCCGCCGATGCTCGCGGCCTCGATGTCAAAGTCGATAGACCCGCAGCGCGTTATCGTGAAAGAGCTTCTTCTTGTCGGTATCGGATAAGTCCTTCACGATTTCGAAGAAAGCCTCATAGATTCGGTCGAAGCTGGCGTAGATCTTGTCGACTGGGAAGTTGCTTGCGAACATGCACCGATCGGCCCCAAAATAGTCGATCGTCTTGAGGACGAACGGCCGAATGCTTGCAACCGTCCAGTCCGGGTCGACCATTCCGAGGCCTGAGATCTTGGCATGGACGCTTGGAACGGACGCCAGTGCCCGCATGCCGTCTTGCCATGTCTGAATGCCTTCCGCATCCCGCTGAAGAGGCATTCCGGTATGGTTCAGGATGATGGTCGTGTCCTCGTGGTCACGGGCGACGCGGGCTGCGTCCATCATCTGGTGAGGATAGAGCTGAAGATCGAAAGAGAAGTCATACTTCTTCAGCAGGCCAAAACCCTTTAACCACTTCGGGTCTCGCAGCAGGTCCGAACGTTCGATGAAGCTGTAGCGAGGATCCTGATGCCAGTTGAGGATCTGGCGAATCCCCCGGACCGCCTTGCTTTTCGCGTGGCTTGCAAGAACGATATCGACATTGTCGGCCTCGAGATCGGCGTGCGCAACGATGGCAGTCGGGAAGCCTGTCTTGTTCTTCATGTCCTGAAGCCAACATGTCTCGGCGAGAATGTCGGCCGAGAGCGCGTCGAGATGGACGTCTTTCACGATATTCCATCGTTTGGAATCCTCGCGATAGTCCGCGAGTGAGTAGGATTTCATGATGGACCGGAGGCTACCTGCGATCGGAGCCACAGGCTCGCCGGTTTGGCAAAGCCAGGGATAGGAATACTTTTCGAGATCCCAAAGGTGATGATGGGGGTCGATAATGGCGCTGACGGACATGACGTCTCTCCAATCGGAACGGTTCTAACTATGGGTCAACCGGCAACGTATCCGCCATCAACCATGAGAATGTGGCCGGTGATAAAGGCGGCGTCGTCACTTGCCAGGAAAACCAAGGCTTTCGCGACTTCGTCAGGTTCGGCCCAACGCTTCATCGGATGCGCGGCTTTCACGGCATCCGCGCCAGCCTTCGGGTCGGGAAGGCCATTCAGATATCGCGTGAGGAACGGCGTATTGATCGCGCCCGGACCGACGGCGTTGACGCGGACGCCCGACCCGGCATACTCAACGGCTAGTTGCCGGACGAACTGCAGAACGGCGCCTTTCGAAGCGCAGTAAGCGGCCTGAGAGGGTAGTCCGACGACGCTGGAGATGGAGCCGGTCGCCGTAATCGATCCCTTCTTGGCGGCGATCATGTTTGGAAGAGCGCGCTTCGCAGTCAGGAAAAAGGATTTCGCGTTTCCCGCGAGGACAGCATCCCAGTCTTGCTCGCTGGTTTCGTGCAGCGCCTTGGCAATCATGTAGCCGGCATTGCTGATGAGGGCTTGAACAGCGCCAAACTTGTCCTCGCCAGCACTGAAGATCTTCTCGACATCGACGTTCTTCGAGACGTCGCCGGTGACCGTCGTTATCCGGGCGCCGGAGAATTGCCTATTCAGGTCATGGACCTGATCGGCAATGTCCGTCGCGATGATCTTGGCATCGTTCTCGGCGAGTTGACGGACGACTTCGATGCCGACGCCCCCGGCAGCTCCCGTCACGAGTACGACGCAATCCTTCATACCATTCCCTTTTGCCTGCATGAGCTAGTCCTCCCAAAGGTTAGTGTGAGGATGCGACGTAATCCCAGGTGGTGTGCAGGCAGCTAGACTGCATTCATTCTGATGGCAATTGGTACTGGCTATGGCCGCCTGCCAGCGGTCGGTGCCAGCGATATCAAATTCTAATCGGTGCCAGAGCGTAGGGATAATTGCCGATCGGGGGATCCAATCGCCATGCTCCAGACCTGTCGGCTTTGAGATAGGCAGCTGGCGTCATTGCCATGAGGTATGGCGCCGCCGCTGCCAGAACAGACCGGCCGGACGAGCCGACGTTGGCTCGGAGAAAAATATTCCTTTGCATAGGGAGGTGGGAATGACTGTTAGCAAGCGTGACGTATTGAAGTTTTCGACACTGCTCGGAGCGTCCGTTCTGGCATCGCCGTTCATTGGCAGGGCGATGGCCGCGGACAAGAAGTTCAAGCTCGGATATTCCCAGTTCTGGGGCACGAATACCTTCCTTCGCACACAGATCGCGGGCGCCCGGAAGGCGATGGGCGAATGGGAAAAGAAGGGCGTGAAAGTTGAGCTGTTGGTGACCAACGGCGGCGACACCGATACCACCAAGCAGGTCGGCGATCTCGAAGACCTCTATACACAGAACATCGACGGTCTGCTGATCTTCCCCGGTGACTCGGTCGTTCTCGCCGATCCGGTCAAGAATATCTACAACAAGAACAAGATTCCGGTTGTCGTCACCGACATCGGCCTGAACTCGGGCGACTGGGTGACCTACGTTGTGACGGCGAACGAAATGGGCGGCCGCATGGCGGCGGATCGCATGGCCACGCTGGTGCCGAGGGGAGCCAAGGTCATCGTGTTCGATCATGGTCCGGCTGTGCAGTGCATCATCGACCGCAATCGCGGCTTCGAGCAGCGCGCCAAGGAGCTCGGCCTGACCGTCCTCCCTCGCAAGGTGATGAAGCTCTCGCTCGAGGACGGCCGGCGCACGATGGAAGATACGTTGACCGAGATCCCGGACATTGCCGGTGTCTTCTTCCAGAACCACGCGCCGACGATTGGTGCTGAGGCAACGCTCGAGGCAGCGAAGCGCCTGGACGTGAAGCTCGTCAACTTTGATACCGACCCCACGGCCTACCGCCTCGTCAAGGAAGGCAAGATCGCGGGCACGATCGTCCAGAACCCCTTCGAGATGGGCTATGTC
This genomic interval from Bradyrhizobium sp. CB82 contains the following:
- a CDS encoding LysR family transcriptional regulator: MDERQLKCFLVISESGSVTGAAERLDIAQPSLSQMLLRLEEELGSKLFQRTSRGVVLTEAGQVFREHARNIISDIERARDEIKAEDSYVRSEVTIGLPSSFATLIGAPLIAAAAQETPRVQLRLIEAMSGHIREWLTKGDLDVGVLYGIQDSRHLLLEQIAVEELFLVGPPNAFKHCDRHGFAEDAVDLSSVDTFPLIVPTGQHGLRRFVDERARSSQLKLNIQHEINSLTVIKHLVQSGHGYTLLAHAAISEELKRGELSAARIVKPVFRRGIFLARNPSQFVTRASVKASETLTNIAWDLIGRGDWLATRVKRSRISRPDDSFMRSSPRLVQVNKEFSLAQAAK
- a CDS encoding EthD family reductase; the protein is MNAKYAKRIGFLTKREDMTKEQFVQHWRTAHADLCKKIPGLKRYAINFIDRDVYPNAAYDGFSELWFESKEAHDASLSSPEGKTLLADLPNFTSTICGVVAYEERFIWPADDGLGTEARSNSGR
- a CDS encoding LysR family transcriptional regulator — its product is MRYDLVDLRVFLAVLDEGNLSRGAQRCNLAPSSVSQRIRQLEDALGTPLLERNREGVSPTPAGTVLADYARKSFELLEQMHADMLPFSAGMPGRITLFANTNAVNSFLPDDLAIFFQHHPSVRIALEEKNSHDILAAVADRRADVGIVALQANHKELAFFPYRDDELVVLVPLSSPINKGRPVRFEECLREPFVNLQRGAAINTFLLSHAAALGATLDIRVQVPGYRAVAHLVSSGAGVSVVPRSAIEKEDEKRLAMLPLAEPWAQRNLRICVRQDAPANHHRDELVRILVECATAVATPA
- a CDS encoding amidohydrolase family protein — its product is MSVSAIIDPHHHLWDLEKYSYPWLCQTGEPVAPIAGSLRSIMKSYSLADYREDSKRWNIVKDVHLDALSADILAETCWLQDMKNKTGFPTAIVAHADLEADNVDIVLASHAKSKAVRGIRQILNWHQDPRYSFIERSDLLRDPKWLKGFGLLKKYDFSFDLQLYPHQMMDAARVARDHEDTTIILNHTGMPLQRDAEGIQTWQDGMRALASVPSVHAKISGLGMVDPDWTVASIRPFVLKTIDYFGADRCMFASNFPVDKIYASFDRIYEAFFEIVKDLSDTDKKKLFHDNALRVYRL
- a CDS encoding SDR family oxidoreductase, which gives rise to MQAKGNGMKDCVVLVTGAAGGVGIEVVRQLAENDAKIIATDIADQVHDLNRQFSGARITTVTGDVSKNVDVEKIFSAGEDKFGAVQALISNAGYMIAKALHETSEQDWDAVLAGNAKSFFLTAKRALPNMIAAKKGSITATGSISSVVGLPSQAAYCASKGAVLQFVRQLAVEYAGSGVRVNAVGPGAINTPFLTRYLNGLPDPKAGADAVKAAHPMKRWAEPDEVAKALVFLASDDAAFITGHILMVDGGYVAG
- a CDS encoding substrate-binding domain-containing protein; translated protein: MTVSKRDVLKFSTLLGASVLASPFIGRAMAADKKFKLGYSQFWGTNTFLRTQIAGARKAMGEWEKKGVKVELLVTNGGDTDTTKQVGDLEDLYTQNIDGLLIFPGDSVVLADPVKNIYNKNKIPVVVTDIGLNSGDWVTYVVTANEMGGRMAADRMATLVPRGAKVIVFDHGPAVQCIIDRNRGFEQRAKELGLTVLPRKVMKLSLEDGRRTMEDTLTEIPDIAGVFFQNHAPTIGAEATLEAAKRLDVKLVNFDTDPTAYRLVKEGKIAGTIVQNPFEMGYVGMSSMLSALTGGKPEKLVELPPKLMTKANAAEFVNEPQVLDAKVN